In one window of Oryza sativa Japonica Group chromosome 9, ASM3414082v1 DNA:
- the LOC4346812 gene encoding probable histone acetyltransferase type B catalytic subunit: MALKQKGTDAAADPKKRRRVGFSGIDAGVEANECMKVFIARNPDEAGSANSTSLQPFDLNHFFGEDGKIYGYKNLKINVWISAISFHAYADISFEETSDGGKGITDLKPVLQNIFGENLVEKDEFLKTFSKECEYLSNVVTDGNVIKHDASIDEDSAVEIVRVELQGAAAFLYCRLVPLILLLVEGSTPIDITEHGWEMLLVVKKSAQASSSSNFLVLGFAAVHHFYHYPESTRLRISQILVLPPYQGEGHGLRLLETINSISESENIYDVTIEDPSDYLQYIRSSIDCLRLLTFDPIKPALCSMVSSLKDTNLSKRTSSLKMVPPSDLAETVRQKLKINKKQFLRCWEILIYLNLDAEDRKSMDNFRACIYDRIKGEILGTSTGPNGKRLVQMPSNFDEETCFAVYWTQDGGDADDQTVEQQPEDLKTQEQQLNEVVDSQMEEIVEIAKNVTSRGKDKLSVSCSV, from the exons ATGGCGCTCAAGCAGAAGGggaccgacgccgccgccgaccccaagaagcgccgccgcgtcggcttCTCCGGCATCG ATGCTGGCGTTGAGGCTAACGAGTGCATGAAAGTGTTTATTG CAAGAAACCCTGACGAGGCAGGCTCAGCAAATAGCACTTCTCTTCAACCATTTGACCTAAATCATTTTTTTGGTGAAGATGGCAAGATATATGGCTACAAAAATTTGAAG ATCAATGTGTGGATCAGTGCAATATCATTTCATGCATATGCTGATATCTCATTTGAGGAAACATCTGAT GGAGGAAAAGGAATCACAGATCTCaagcctgttcttcag AATATTTTTGGGGAAAACTTGGTAGAAAAAGATGAATTTCTGAAGACATTTTCAAAGGAATGTGAATATCTCAG CAATGTGGTGACAGATGGCAATGTCATTAAACATGATGCTTCAATTGATGAAGATTCAGCAGTTGAG ATTGTTCGAGTTGAACTACAAGGTGCTGCTGCTTTTCTTTATTGTCGTCTGGTGCCACTTATTCTGCTTTTGGTTGAAG GTTCGACGCCTATAGATATAACTGAGCATGGATGGGAAATGCTCCTGGTAGTAAAGAAGTCAGCACAGGCGTCATCCAGCTCTAACTTTCTAGTGCTAGGGTTTGCAGCTGTTCATCATTTTTATCACTACCCTGAGAGCACTCGCCTGCGGATCAGCCAG ATACTGGTCTTGCCACCTTATCAAGGTGAAGGCCATGGACTTCGTCTTCTTGAGACGATCAATTCTATTTCTGAGTCTGAGAACATATACGATGTGACCATAGAAGATCCTTCCGATTACCTTCAGTACATACGTTCATCCATTGACTGTCTCCGCCTTCTCACCTTCGATCCAATCAAGCCAGCGCTCTGTTCCATGGTCTCATCTCTGAAGGATACCAACCTTTCGAAAAGGACCAGCAGCTTGAAAATGGTTCCACCTTCCGACCTTGCTGAGACGGTCCGACAGAAGCTGAAGATCAACAAGAAGCAGTTCCTCCGGTGCTGGGAGATTCTGATCTACCTAAACCTTGACGCTGAGGACCGCAAGAGCATGGACAACTTCAGGGCCTGCATCTACGACCGCATCAAAGGCGAGATACTTGGCACTTCCACTGGCCCCAACGGGAAGCGGCTCGTCCAAATGCCGAGCAATTTCGACGAGGAGACATGCTTTGCTGTGTACTGGACACAGGACGGTGGGGATGCAGATGACCAAACTGTTGAGCAGCAGCCTGAGGATCTCAAGACCCAGGAGCAGCAGCTGAATGAGGTGGTTGACAGCCAAATGGAAGAGATCGTCGAGATAGCCAAGAACGTCACCTCACGCGGCAAGGATAAACTGAGCGTTTCTTGCTCCGTATGA